From the genome of Paracoccus seriniphilus, one region includes:
- a CDS encoding LysR family transcriptional regulator, producing the protein MDKLSVMHAFRRIVERGSFARAAEDLGVSPALLSREIKLLEESLGTTLLTRTTRSMSLTDAGRLYYDEATGILDAVTHVETRIRDGAGAVRGHLKVNASSSFGQTVIAPILPTFLDAYPDLRLTLSMDDRVVDMVEGGFDVSIRIRPAMPDSALVARRVGTMRQRIFAAPAYLERAGMPVVPKDIARHRVIGFLLADHLTSWALTGPSGTVTIDLDPPVRVGNSLVLRDLLIAGQGIGTLPDFVSNEAEARSELVRVLPDWELPAPEIFAVTASRLGMDAKVTAFLDHLRAALRP; encoded by the coding sequence ATGGACAAACTTTCCGTCATGCACGCCTTCCGCCGCATCGTCGAACGCGGCAGCTTCGCGCGTGCGGCGGAGGATCTTGGCGTATCGCCCGCGCTTCTGAGCCGCGAGATCAAGCTGCTCGAAGAGAGTCTTGGCACCACGCTGCTCACCCGCACGACCCGCTCCATGTCGCTTACTGATGCCGGGCGGCTCTACTACGACGAGGCGACAGGCATTCTGGATGCCGTAACCCATGTCGAGACGCGCATCCGCGATGGTGCCGGGGCGGTCCGGGGGCACCTCAAGGTCAACGCCTCCAGCTCGTTCGGGCAGACAGTGATCGCGCCGATCCTGCCGACGTTTCTCGACGCCTATCCCGATCTGCGGCTGACGCTGTCCATGGACGACCGGGTGGTGGACATGGTCGAGGGCGGGTTCGATGTCTCGATCCGCATTCGGCCTGCCATGCCGGACTCGGCGCTGGTGGCGCGCAGGGTCGGGACGATGCGACAGCGGATCTTCGCGGCACCCGCCTATCTGGAAAGGGCGGGCATGCCGGTTGTCCCGAAAGACATCGCCCGGCACCGGGTGATCGGCTTCCTGCTTGCGGACCACTTGACCTCATGGGCGCTGACTGGCCCTTCTGGCACGGTCACGATCGACCTCGATCCGCCGGTTCGTGTCGGCAACAGCCTCGTCCTGCGCGACCTCCTGATCGCAGGCCAGGGCATCGGCACCTTGCCTGACTTCGTCTCGAACGAAGCCGAGGCGCGGAGCGAACTGGTGCGCGTTCTGCCCGACTGGGAGCTTCCTGCGCCGGAGATCTTCGCCGTGACGGCCTCGCGGCTGGGGATGGACGCGAAGGTCACGGCCTTCCTCGACCACCTGCGCGCGGCGCTCCGGCCCTGA
- a CDS encoding M23 family metallopeptidase, which produces MTVLILLTQIALPLTLLAWLGLWPAGSFIGLLLQAAGTGAFLFALARVAQWAVPVWWLPRVYGALWLVLAVAACWRQEISGLPWLPDAVGGWGAIALSVLLLGLGGWTGARAMLGQRPPPVEVVDIANPFGPGRYLVGHGGSDPLVNGHMRTLDANVERFRPWRGQSFAVDFFGLGPWGLRASGWRPADPAAYAIFGAELRAPCAGTVVAVENDQPDFEVPEQDTVNRLGNHVILRCGEAEIVLAHMRQGSISLVPGGRVVVGDRLGEVGNSGASTEPHLHIHAQRPASEGAPPISGEPLGLRIDGRFLVRGDRLPGALN; this is translated from the coding sequence ATGACAGTCCTGATCTTGCTGACGCAAATTGCCCTTCCCCTGACACTCCTTGCCTGGCTCGGCCTTTGGCCCGCCGGCAGCTTTATCGGGTTGCTGCTTCAGGCCGCGGGGACCGGGGCTTTCCTCTTTGCACTGGCGCGGGTTGCGCAATGGGCGGTTCCGGTCTGGTGGCTACCGAGGGTCTACGGCGCGCTCTGGCTCGTGCTGGCGGTCGCAGCGTGCTGGCGTCAGGAAATCTCGGGGCTGCCATGGTTGCCCGACGCGGTTGGGGGATGGGGCGCAATCGCCTTGTCGGTCCTGCTCCTCGGTCTCGGCGGCTGGACCGGTGCCCGGGCGATGCTGGGCCAGCGTCCGCCGCCGGTAGAGGTGGTGGATATCGCCAATCCCTTCGGCCCGGGGCGCTATCTGGTCGGCCATGGAGGTTCCGATCCGCTGGTGAACGGGCATATGCGGACGCTCGATGCCAACGTCGAGCGGTTCCGCCCTTGGCGCGGTCAATCTTTCGCGGTCGATTTCTTCGGGCTGGGGCCGTGGGGGCTGCGTGCGTCTGGCTGGCGGCCTGCCGATCCGGCTGCCTACGCGATTTTCGGGGCCGAGCTGCGCGCGCCCTGCGCTGGCACGGTTGTCGCCGTCGAGAACGACCAGCCCGATTTCGAGGTGCCGGAGCAGGACACGGTCAACCGCCTCGGCAACCACGTTATCCTGCGTTGTGGCGAGGCCGAGATCGTTTTGGCACACATGCGACAAGGGAGTATCTCGCTCGTGCCCGGTGGCCGGGTGGTAGTGGGCGACCGGCTGGGCGAGGTTGGCAACTCCGGCGCTTCGACCGAGCCGCATCTGCATATCCATGCGCAACGGCCCGCGTCCGAAGGCGCACCGCCAATCTCGGGCGAGCCTTTGGGCCTGCGGATCGACGGTCGGTTCCTCGTGCGGGGCGATCGCTTGCCCGGCGCGCTGAACTGA
- the wrbA gene encoding NAD(P)H:quinone oxidoreductase, translating to MTRVLVLYYSSYGHVRALAQAEAEGARSVPGTHVDLRRVPETVPQEIRQKVGFAADDTHVAAPADLEAYDAIIFGTPTLFGMMAGQMKSFLDQAGGLWAQNALVGKVAAVFASTGSQHGGHEATLLSTQIPLQHFGMLIAGMPYTFAGQTTAESIVGGAPYGAGTIAGADGLRAPSETDLAGARFQGAHVARIATLLAGANLNEEAA from the coding sequence ATGACCCGCGTTCTTGTTCTCTACTATTCCAGCTATGGCCATGTCCGTGCCCTTGCGCAGGCCGAAGCCGAAGGCGCACGCAGCGTGCCCGGCACCCATGTCGACCTGCGTCGCGTGCCTGAAACTGTTCCCCAGGAAATCCGGCAGAAGGTTGGCTTCGCAGCGGATGACACGCACGTTGCCGCACCGGCCGATCTGGAGGCCTACGACGCCATCATCTTCGGTACGCCGACGCTCTTCGGCATGATGGCCGGGCAGATGAAATCCTTCCTCGACCAAGCCGGTGGCCTCTGGGCGCAGAATGCACTGGTCGGCAAGGTCGCCGCCGTCTTCGCCTCCACCGGCTCGCAACACGGCGGACACGAGGCGACGCTGTTGTCGACCCAGATCCCGCTGCAGCACTTCGGGATGCTGATCGCGGGCATGCCCTACACCTTCGCCGGTCAGACGACGGCCGAAAGCATTGTCGGCGGCGCGCCCTATGGCGCGGGCACCATCGCCGGGGCCGACGGCTTACGCGCGCCCTCCGAGACCGACCTGGCCGGCGCGCGTTTCCAGGGCGCGCATGTTGCGCGGATCGCGACACTGCTGGCTGGCGCCAATCTGAACGAGGAGGCCGCGTGA
- a CDS encoding tyrosine-type recombinase/integrase, whose product MKGGTSNGLYLVVDPSGTRRWIVRVTVKGQRNRQGKSNRTDFGLGGADIITLTVARERALEYRRLAKQRLNPKYHRDKEVPCFEEVARQVHIKRLPTWKNPKHGQQWINTLADYAFPKIGRLPVSEIDQPEVLQVLSPIWTEKHETARRVAQRVKAVLDVARSRGFREGENPVTVVMDARVLPSTYVRRNVSS is encoded by the coding sequence ATGAAAGGTGGTACGTCCAATGGCCTCTACCTTGTCGTAGACCCATCGGGTACCCGCCGCTGGATCGTGCGCGTCACCGTGAAGGGGCAGCGCAATCGCCAAGGCAAGTCCAACCGAACGGACTTTGGTCTAGGCGGCGCTGACATCATAACCCTGACAGTCGCCCGCGAGCGAGCGCTTGAATACCGACGCCTCGCCAAGCAGAGGCTGAACCCGAAGTACCACCGCGACAAGGAGGTGCCATGCTTCGAGGAGGTCGCACGTCAGGTCCACATCAAACGCCTGCCGACCTGGAAGAACCCGAAGCACGGCCAGCAGTGGATCAATACGCTTGCAGATTACGCTTTCCCCAAGATCGGCCGTTTGCCCGTATCGGAGATCGACCAGCCAGAAGTACTGCAAGTCCTCTCCCCTATCTGGACCGAGAAGCATGAGACCGCCCGCCGTGTCGCGCAACGCGTGAAGGCGGTTTTGGACGTGGCCCGCTCACGGGGCTTCCGCGAAGGGGAGAACCCAGTGACGGTCGTCATGGACGCGCGTGTTCTCCCTTCGACATACGTCCGCCGCAACGTCTCATCCTGA
- a CDS encoding EamA family transporter, whose product MSRTTDILLTALAPAIWGSTYLVTTEALPVGYPVTLAALRALPAGLLLLAVTRCLPPRAWLGRVFLLGSFNFALFWALLFVAAYRLPGGVAATLGSLQAMMVILMARGWLGTPIRAGAVAAAATGVLGVALLLISPDAALDPIGIAAGLGGAASMAAGTVLSRKWQPPVSALSFTAWQLTAGGLILLPLALIVEPALPTLTATNLAGLVWLGLIGSAATYALWFRGVARIEPGAVSMLGMMSPVTAVILGWVVLGESLSLLQGFGALIVLGSVWAGQRANRPTTQVPTKPEAGPDPADGTIMNRTGAFLAMFGANPFRYVMANRTEMKP is encoded by the coding sequence ATGTCCCGCACCACCGACATTCTTCTGACAGCGCTCGCCCCGGCGATCTGGGGCAGCACCTATCTCGTCACGACCGAGGCGCTGCCCGTGGGCTATCCCGTGACCCTTGCAGCACTTCGGGCCTTGCCGGCCGGACTGCTGCTGCTTGCTGTCACGCGTTGTCTGCCACCCCGTGCCTGGCTCGGTCGCGTATTCCTGCTCGGCAGTTTCAACTTCGCGCTGTTCTGGGCGCTCTTGTTCGTGGCCGCCTACAGGCTTCCCGGCGGGGTGGCGGCCACGCTGGGATCGCTGCAGGCCATGATGGTGATCCTGATGGCACGTGGGTGGCTCGGCACGCCGATCCGGGCAGGTGCGGTTGCCGCAGCTGCAACTGGCGTTCTGGGCGTGGCGCTTCTGCTGATCTCGCCGGACGCCGCCCTCGATCCCATCGGCATCGCCGCAGGGCTTGGTGGCGCGGCATCCATGGCGGCGGGCACGGTCCTCAGCCGGAAATGGCAACCGCCCGTCTCGGCCCTCAGCTTCACCGCCTGGCAGTTGACCGCCGGGGGGTTGATCCTGTTGCCGCTGGCGCTGATCGTGGAGCCCGCGCTGCCGACACTCACGGCGACGAACCTGGCCGGACTGGTCTGGCTCGGGCTCATCGGTTCTGCGGCCACCTATGCGCTCTGGTTCCGGGGCGTCGCCCGGATCGAGCCCGGCGCGGTCTCGATGCTGGGCATGATGAGCCCGGTAACGGCGGTGATCCTTGGCTGGGTGGTGCTGGGTGAGTCGCTGTCCCTGCTGCAGGGATTCGGCGCGCTGATCGTCCTCGGCTCGGTCTGGGCAGGTCAACGGGCGAACCGCCCGACGACACAAGTGCCGACAAAGCCGGAGGCAGGTCCCGACCCAGCTGATGGAACGATCATGAACCGCACCGGTGCGTTTCTGGCAATGTTCGGCGCGAATCCGTTCCGGTACGTCATGGCCAATCGCACCGAAATGAAACCCTGA
- a CDS encoding serine hydrolase domain-containing protein, translating into MPGERMRLAVVSGLVAVLLATFPVSPGIGADGTLPDRLTESVEARMAADGVAGAVVVLIEGGEPVWTKAFGMADPTSVRPMKADALFRVESISKPVTAWGAMRLAETGRLDLDAPIGACLSRWSPPEAMRKVTPRMLLSHTAGIGLGDFAARFPPEEPRPDLPTHIAQDFTLIAAPGSGFSYSDTGYNLMELVVEDCTGEDFAALMAREVLAPLGMAGASFDWIGAEMPVGHDLRGGPVAPYVYPGRASGGLHATAADIARFAVAGMEGAEQPVLSPEGVAALHRPQVAVGGLFGMAAQGYGLGHFTEVLSDGRAAVWHGGQGHGWMSHMHIVPETGDGIVILSNSQRAWPLFAALLRDWSESLGVAPVRMTRVLWAERLARLGIALGLLVATFGAWMARRPRRRPEVARIAAAGIGAAMILWPLWAAAQDYLFLFSILPGLWPWLGAASGLAGLGLAAMALAPERQR; encoded by the coding sequence ATGCCCGGTGAACGCATGCGTCTGGCGGTCGTCTCCGGTCTCGTGGCGGTTCTCCTCGCCACCTTCCCGGTCTCGCCCGGCATTGGGGCAGACGGAACGCTGCCGGACCGGCTGACCGAAAGCGTCGAGGCACGCATGGCTGCCGACGGTGTGGCCGGTGCCGTTGTTGTGCTGATCGAGGGCGGCGAGCCGGTCTGGACCAAGGCCTTCGGCATGGCCGATCCGACCTCCGTTCGGCCGATGAAGGCCGATGCCCTGTTTCGGGTCGAGTCGATCTCGAAACCCGTCACCGCCTGGGGCGCGATGCGGCTGGCCGAGACTGGGCGGCTGGACCTCGACGCGCCGATCGGTGCGTGCCTTTCGCGCTGGTCCCCACCCGAGGCGATGCGCAAGGTCACCCCGCGCATGCTGCTCAGTCACACCGCCGGGATCGGCCTTGGCGACTTCGCCGCGCGCTTCCCGCCCGAGGAGCCCAGGCCCGACCTGCCCACGCATATCGCGCAGGATTTCACTCTGATCGCCGCGCCCGGTTCGGGATTTTCCTATTCCGATACCGGCTACAACCTGATGGAACTCGTGGTCGAGGACTGCACCGGCGAGGATTTCGCCGCGCTCATGGCGCGCGAAGTGCTGGCGCCGCTCGGGATGGCAGGGGCGAGCTTCGACTGGATCGGCGCGGAGATGCCCGTGGGCCACGACCTACGGGGAGGGCCTGTCGCGCCTTACGTCTATCCGGGCCGTGCCTCGGGCGGGCTGCACGCCACCGCCGCCGACATCGCGCGTTTCGCTGTGGCTGGGATGGAGGGTGCGGAACAACCTGTTCTTTCGCCCGAGGGGGTGGCGGCGCTGCACCGGCCCCAAGTTGCGGTTGGTGGCCTGTTCGGCATGGCCGCGCAGGGCTACGGGCTTGGCCATTTCACCGAAGTCCTGTCGGATGGACGCGCGGCGGTCTGGCACGGCGGACAGGGCCATGGCTGGATGAGCCATATGCACATCGTGCCAGAAACCGGCGACGGTATCGTGATCCTGTCAAACAGCCAGCGGGCCTGGCCACTCTTTGCCGCCCTTTTGCGCGACTGGTCGGAAAGCCTCGGTGTTGCACCAGTCAGAATGACGCGCGTGCTTTGGGCAGAGCGCTTGGCACGTCTCGGCATCGCACTCGGCCTCCTTGTCGCGACGTTCGGTGCATGGATGGCCCGCAGACCCAGACGGCGGCCCGAAGTCGCGCGGATCGCGGCGGCGGGGATCGGCGCGGCCATGATCCTCTGGCCCCTCTGGGCTGCGGCGCAGGATTACCTGTTCCTGTTCTCGATCCTGCCCGGCCTCTGGCCATGGCTGGGCGCAGCCTCGGGCCTGGCGGGGCTGGGCCTTGCCGCAATGGCCCTTGCACCGGAGCGGCAACGATGA
- a CDS encoding alpha/beta fold hydrolase: MTLLRLVPLVLMAALACGLLWKTLPARTSPVAGPDPIAELIAAEIGGMTQWLLIRGADRDAPILLWLHGGPGAAQMPAHGLTAALERDFVVVHWDQRGAGKSNPPSFDPATMTLERFLMDAREVTAILRERVGRQPLFVFGHSWGTMLGARLMARWPGEYAGYIGVSQQVDTLRGAALTRDWLQEVAPSDLARLDPQAFRDHDLYVRLMQEVEAQGGGMDVSLVSMMPRALAAPEYRLPDYWRWLDGANRGSGPMWDEYLVRDLIAEVPVMPVPMLLISGAQDWNTPVELVREWFAAVEAPQGKRMEVFDQSGHAPFLTETARFVDTVRGFAAEIEEIPE; this comes from the coding sequence ATGACCCTCTTGCGTCTTGTGCCCCTTGTTCTGATGGCGGCTTTGGCCTGCGGACTACTCTGGAAAACACTACCCGCCCGCACCTCTCCCGTCGCCGGTCCCGACCCGATCGCCGAGTTGATAGCGGCGGAAATCGGCGGGATGACCCAGTGGCTGCTGATCCGAGGGGCGGACCGAGATGCGCCAATCCTGCTCTGGCTGCACGGCGGGCCCGGCGCGGCCCAGATGCCTGCCCACGGCCTCACCGCTGCGCTGGAGCGCGATTTCGTCGTCGTGCACTGGGACCAGCGCGGCGCGGGCAAGTCGAACCCGCCCAGTTTCGACCCGGCGACCATGACGCTTGAGCGATTCCTCATGGACGCGCGAGAGGTCACGGCGATTTTGAGGGAGCGCGTGGGCAGACAGCCCCTGTTCGTGTTCGGCCATTCCTGGGGAACGATGCTGGGCGCACGGCTGATGGCGCGCTGGCCGGGGGAATATGCGGGCTATATCGGGGTCAGCCAGCAAGTGGACACGCTGCGGGGAGCGGCGCTGACACGCGACTGGCTGCAAGAGGTGGCCCCGTCCGACCTCGCCCGCCTCGATCCGCAGGCCTTCCGCGACCACGATCTCTATGTCCGTCTCATGCAAGAGGTCGAGGCCCAAGGCGGCGGGATGGATGTCTCACTTGTCTCCATGATGCCACGCGCGCTTGCCGCACCGGAATATCGGCTGCCCGATTACTGGCGCTGGCTCGACGGTGCAAACCGTGGCAGCGGGCCGATGTGGGACGAATACCTCGTGCGGGACCTAATCGCCGAGGTGCCAGTGATGCCGGTGCCGATGCTGCTGATTTCGGGTGCGCAGGACTGGAACACGCCGGTCGAACTGGTACGGGAATGGTTCGCGGCGGTCGAGGCTCCGCAGGGCAAGCGGATGGAGGTGTTCGACCAATCCGGCCACGCGCCCTTCCTGACCGAGACCGCGCGCTTCGTGGACACGGTGCGCGGCTTTGCGGCTGAAATCGAAGAGATCCCGGAATGA
- a CDS encoding DsbA family oxidoreductase: protein MPALTIDFFHDVVCCWCFNISSRMRPLAAEFDLDIRHRTFVLQASRAEMATRWGTPEDARETILGHWAACRQVSDRPELIDIDAMRAAPFDYPHGLTAALGCKAAERLGGQAAHWDMFDRLQRAHLTEARNVADPATVLHAARDLGFESAAFADVFEDPETLRAVETDRQHARALQVRSIPTLIVRETGARLVNGPREDLAAQLRAALRLVA from the coding sequence ATGCCTGCTTTGACCATCGACTTCTTCCACGACGTGGTCTGTTGCTGGTGCTTCAACATCTCGTCGCGGATGCGGCCGCTTGCCGCCGAGTTCGATCTCGATATCCGGCACCGCACCTTTGTCCTGCAAGCCAGTCGCGCCGAGATGGCCACCCGCTGGGGCACGCCGGAAGACGCCCGCGAGACCATCCTCGGGCACTGGGCGGCCTGCCGTCAGGTCAGCGACCGGCCGGAGCTCATCGATATCGACGCGATGCGCGCGGCCCCGTTTGACTATCCCCACGGGCTGACCGCCGCGCTGGGATGCAAGGCGGCGGAACGGCTTGGCGGACAGGCCGCCCACTGGGACATGTTCGACCGCCTGCAGCGCGCGCATCTGACCGAGGCGCGAAACGTCGCCGACCCGGCAACGGTGCTGCACGCCGCTCGGGACCTGGGTTTCGAGAGCGCTGCTTTCGCCGATGTTTTCGAAGACCCGGAAACTCTTCGTGCCGTCGAGACCGATCGGCAACACGCCCGTGCCCTCCAGGTCCGGTCCATTCCAACCCTCATCGTCCGCGAGACCGGCGCCCGGCTCGTCAACGGACCGCGCGAGGATCTGGCCGCGCAACTGCGCGCCGCCCTCCGCCTCGTCGCCTGA
- a CDS encoding DUF6544 family protein: MALFAIRLLDLRADGAEWDRLAALQPANPEHFDPTMVADMPEPARRYFRFTILPGAPLLPVAEIEMRGQFSLGTKDNPAYQPMEAHQILAAPEGFVWAMRTTSGMPISGSDSGRWTRFRIFGLIPVTRMGGDLDHARSAFGRYVGEAVFWSPTAFLPGPGVTWEAVDENIARVTIRHGPLEQVVDVTVDGEGRPVQVAFMRWSDANPDKVHRLQPFGGHLSDFREVGGYRLPFRVEAGNMFGTDDYFPFFLAEVTAITFPGAGP; encoded by the coding sequence ATGGCGCTTTTCGCCATCAGGCTCTTGGATTTGCGTGCCGACGGTGCCGAATGGGACAGGCTGGCCGCACTCCAGCCGGCGAACCCGGAGCATTTTGACCCGACGATGGTGGCGGACATGCCGGAACCGGCCCGGCGCTACTTCCGGTTTACGATTCTTCCCGGCGCGCCGCTCTTGCCAGTGGCGGAGATCGAAATGCGGGGGCAGTTCAGCCTCGGCACGAAGGACAACCCCGCCTATCAGCCGATGGAAGCGCACCAGATCCTTGCCGCGCCGGAGGGTTTCGTCTGGGCCATGCGCACAACCAGCGGAATGCCCATTTCCGGATCGGATTCCGGCCGCTGGACCCGCTTTCGCATCTTCGGGTTGATCCCGGTGACCCGTATGGGCGGCGATCTGGACCACGCTCGCTCGGCCTTTGGACGCTATGTGGGCGAGGCCGTGTTCTGGTCCCCGACTGCGTTTCTGCCCGGACCCGGTGTGACTTGGGAGGCGGTGGACGAGAACATCGCCCGCGTGACCATCCGCCATGGCCCGCTCGAACAGGTGGTGGATGTGACGGTGGATGGCGAAGGGCGTCCGGTGCAGGTTGCCTTCATGCGCTGGAGCGACGCCAACCCCGACAAGGTGCATCGCCTGCAACCCTTTGGCGGCCATCTGTCCGATTTCCGTGAGGTGGGGGGATATCGTCTGCCCTTCCGGGTCGAGGCGGGGAACATGTTCGGGACCGACGATTATTTCCCCTTCTTTCTGGCCGAGGTGACCGCCATCACCTTTCCCGGGGCAGGGCCATGA
- a CDS encoding CPBP family intramembrane metalloprotease — MAFLSITFAITWGVIGSYIIWPEAMATRFGEISGSHPFYFLATWAPAISAVVLVLALFGISGLRGLLSRLLMWRCPPGYWAFILVVIPLVFIAGSLIKGGPLLTPLPPEGVGPMVAAMVMMLFLGLIGNITLAILVTPIFNAARGSLLLSMLFHWQLINPFWPDAQPWDSWILVGVAAAVVWWNRKTMFSREGAVTEIILREARS; from the coding sequence GTGGCCTTTCTGTCCATCACCTTCGCGATCACCTGGGGGGTGATCGGCAGCTACATCATCTGGCCAGAGGCGATGGCGACCCGGTTCGGCGAGATCAGCGGCTCTCATCCATTCTACTTTCTGGCCACTTGGGCACCGGCCATCTCGGCGGTTGTGCTTGTCCTCGCTCTCTTCGGCATCTCGGGATTGCGCGGATTGCTGTCGCGTCTGTTGATGTGGCGTTGTCCGCCCGGCTACTGGGCGTTCATCCTCGTCGTGATCCCGCTCGTCTTCATCGCGGGGTCGCTCATCAAGGGCGGGCCGCTCTTGACGCCCTTGCCGCCCGAGGGCGTGGGGCCGATGGTGGCTGCGATGGTGATGATGCTGTTTCTCGGCCTGATCGGCAACATCACGCTGGCGATCCTCGTGACGCCGATCTTCAACGCGGCGCGCGGCAGCCTTCTGTTGTCTATGCTGTTCCACTGGCAGCTTATCAACCCGTTCTGGCCGGATGCGCAGCCGTGGGACTCCTGGATCCTCGTCGGCGTCGCGGCAGCCGTCGTCTGGTGGAACCGCAAGACGATGTTCTCGCGCGAGGGCGCTGTGACCGAGATCATCCTGCGCGAGGCGCGGTCATGA
- a CDS encoding alpha/beta fold hydrolase, with translation MLDAHTDRFLRNLFRNNLPPAPPEPGMMMINLATAAAPAGDPVMSGEDLAVFIAAFEETGFTASINWYRNMDRNWHILADVDPIVRQPALMIYGTRDMIPPSEALADFVPNVEMLSLDSGHWIQQEKPGETTRTILDWLAVRQAA, from the coding sequence GTGCTGGATGCCCACACCGATCGCTTCCTGCGCAACCTGTTCCGCAATAACCTGCCGCCTGCGCCGCCCGAGCCGGGCATGATGATGATCAACCTCGCAACGGCTGCGGCGCCCGCAGGCGATCCCGTGATGAGCGGCGAGGATCTTGCCGTCTTCATCGCAGCTTTCGAGGAAACCGGGTTCACGGCAAGCATCAATTGGTACAGAAACATGGATCGCAACTGGCACATCCTCGCGGATGTGGACCCCATTGTCCGGCAGCCGGCACTCATGATCTACGGGACGCGGGACATGATTCCGCCATCCGAAGCCCTCGCGGATTTCGTCCCGAATGTGGAGATGCTCAGCCTCGACAGCGGCCACTGGATCCAGCAGGAGAAGCCCGGAGAAACCACTCGGACGATCCTGGACTGGCTTGCGGTTCGGCAGGCGGCCTAG